From a region of the Castanea sativa cultivar Marrone di Chiusa Pesio chromosome 10, ASM4071231v1 genome:
- the LOC142612305 gene encoding epoxide hydrolase 3-like, whose translation MASLNYGTHGATSFYPSLPLATVASPDLRGYGDTDAPPSAASYTVLHIVGDLVGLIDHLGIDQVFLVGHDWGAMVAWNFCLFRPDRIKALVNMSVVWFPRNPALNPVEVSRASLGDDYYICRFQVARSVKHRKASDGVAKESNHEESSSEDDSDDDFAVDWRAQHL comes from the exons ATGGCTTCCCTGAACTATGGTACTCATGGCGCCACCAgcttctatccctctcttccctTGGCTACCGTTGCATCGCCCGACCTTCGTGGATATGGTGACACTGATGCTCCCCCCTCCGCCGCCTCCTACACCGTGTTACACATCGTCGGTGACCTTGTTGGCCTTATTGACCATCTGGGTATCGACCAAGTCTTCTTGGTTGGCCATGACTGGGGAGCTATGGTAGCCTGGAATTTTTGCTTGTTCAGGCCTGACCGAATCAAAGCACTGGTCAACATGAGTGTGGTGTGGTTTCCTAGGAACCCGGCTTTAAATCCTGTAGAGGTATCCAGGGCTTCGCTTGGTGATGATTACTACATTTGCAGGTTTCAG GTTGCTAGGTCTGTCAAACATAGAAAAGCTTCTGATGGTGTTGCCAAGGAGTCCAACCATGAAGAATCATCCAGTGAGGACGATAGTGATGATGATTTTGCAGTTGATTGGAGAGCCCAACACTTGTGA
- the LOC142612894 gene encoding epoxide hydrolase 3-like encodes MEKIEHTTITTNGINMHVASIGTGPVILFLHGFPELWYSWRHQLLSLSSHGYRCIAPDLRGYGDTDAPPSAASYTVLHIVGDLVGLIDHLGIDQVFLVGHDWGAIVAWNFCLFRPDRIKALVNMSVVWFPRNPAINPVEESRAMLGDDYYVYRFQEPGEAEKDFARIDTALLFKNLLSSNDPNPPCIPKETGFSGLLKTPETLPSWLSEENINYYANIFNKTGFTGGLNYYRAMKLSWELTGPWTGQQIKVPVKFIVGDLDLTYSIPGVKEYIHSGGFKKLVPNLQDAVVIEGAAHFINQERPEEVNAHIHEFIKKF; translated from the exons ATGGAAAAGATAGAACACACAACCATAACCACAAATGGCATTAACATGCACGTCGCGTCAATAGGGACAGGTCCAGTGATTCTCTTCCTCCATGGCTTCCCTGAACTTTGGTACTCATGGCGCCACCagcttctctccctctcttcccATGGCTACCGTTGCATTGCCCCTGACCTCCGTGGATATGGTGACACTGATGCTCCTCCCTCCGCCGCCTCCTACACCGTGTTACACATCGTCGGTGACCTTGTTGGCCTTATTGACCATCTGGGTATCGACCAGGTCTTCTTGGTTGGCCATGACTGGGGAGCTATAGTAGCCTGGAATTTCTGCTTGTTCAGGCCTGACCGAATCAAAGCACTGGTTAACATGAGTGTGGTGTGGTTTCCTAGGAACCCGGCTATAAATCCTGTGGAGGAATCAAGGGCTATGCTTGGCGATGATTACTACGTTTACAGGTTTCAG GAACCTGGAGAGGCCGAAAAGGATTTCGCTCGCATAGATACTGCACTACTATTTAAGAATCTTCTTTCAAGTAACGATCCAAATCCTCCATGCATTCCTAAAGAAACTGGATTCAGTGGTCTATTAAAAACTCCAGAGACCTTGCCCTCTTGGTTGTCAGAAGAAAATATTAACTATTATGCCAACATATTTAACAAGACAGGCTTCACTGGAGGACTGAATTATTATCGAGCTATGAAGCT ATCCTGGGAGCTCACAGGACCATGGACTGGACAGCAGATCAAAGTGCCTGTAAAGTTCATTGTGGGCGACCTGGACCTCACGTATAGCATCCCAGGTGTGAAGGAATATATTCACAGTGGCGGTTTCAAGAAATTGGTGCCAAATTTGCAAGATGCAGTTGTAATTGAAGGAGCAGCCCACTTTATCAATCAAGAAAGGCCAGAGGAGGTCAATGCACACATCCATGAATTTATCAAGAAGTTCTAA